CGCAGTCGCTTGATTATGTTTTGCAGGTTTCAAAAGGAATTTCTGCCTTCCGCAATTGGGTGAAGACCGATTTTCCTGATCATGCCGCATCCACCTCGGATGTCCCGCCCTACCCCTTCAAACCCGGCAACACAATCACCGTGACGCCTGTTGACATTACTGCTCCTGGCGCTGAAAAACTTGAACTCGATCCAACCGGCAAGCTTTTCCTTCGCTGATATGATATGATACTTTAAATATATTCCGTCTCCAGGGGGCTGCACATGTTGTCATTAAACATCTTTGGCCGCTTTCTGATTGTCGACTCTCATGGGTGCGACCGCAGCCCGAGAGGATCGAAGGCGCGCGGGATAGTAGCGTTACTTGCCATGTCACAAGGCTACTCCCGCAACCGGACTTGGTTGCAGGATAAGCTGTGGAGCGATCGAGATTCCAAGAGGGGGTCGGACAGCCTTCGCCAAACGCTCGTCGACATACGACGGGCGTTTGGCCCCTATCAAACGATATTGAAAGCGGATCGGGAAAAGGTAGCACTTGATCCAACCCGCTTTTCGATAAAATACCGGCTCATGCCCGCCTCGAATGACTGGAATAATGAGCAGGACGCATTTGCCGACCTCGACATTCGTGACCCTGAGTTTGAAGACTGGATCCGGAACTTACGAGCCTCTCTTGCGGACAAGGCGCGGATCAGTCCGCCCCATGCCCTACGCAGTCATACCGCCCCCAAACCCGCAATTTTTTTCCAATTCCTATCCGACAACCAACCTTCGAGTGAATTGACGTCAAGTCGACTGATGACACTGACAACGACGTCGCTCCGCGATTTAGACGATTTTGAAATCTTTCCCCGTCACGCTGCCATCGGCGGCACTCTCCCTCCCTTGCCTGTCAAGGGCCTCACTGTCGCAGTGCGGACCGTAACTTTAGGTCGAGACAGCCATGTGGCTATTGCCCTCAGCCATGCAGGGACTGGACAGCTCTATTGGTCGCGAACCACTCAAATATCGGCATCACACACAGAGTTGCTGCATCACGAATCCGGGATTCTTGTCCAAGCCATTCTTTCAACGTTGCGCGAGCGGAAGGATCAGCTTGGAATCTCACATTCGGGAGCCATGCTCGCCAATCATGCGCGGGCCTTGATCTTCCGATTTGATCGGCAAAGTTTAAGAGATGCAGACGTCAATCTGCGCTATGCCTATGATCGCGATCCGCGCCCGCAATATCTGGCATGGCGGGCATTCCTGCGCAACATGGCACAGTTCCAGCATTGCAGCAGCGCATTCCTGGACGACAAGATCACATCGACGGAACTGGTACAGGAAGCGCTGCGCGAGGACGCTGGTAGCGCCAGCATCCTGGGCATCGGGGCCCATCTCGAATATCTTGGAGGCGGTTCAAGCCGTGGTTCACTGCGGCTTGCTGAACGCGCTGTCAGCCTTGACCCGCTGAACGCAGTCAATCTGGCGATTTTATCCAATACGGAACTGGTTCTCGACAAGCTTAGGGATAGTCAAGGATCGGCTTTAAGCGCACTTGCATTAACAGGCGGAGGAGAGCACAGGGCCTTTGTCGAATTCTTTTGCTGTATGTCCGCCGCCGCGTTGGGCGAATATGCAACGGCCATAGGTCACGCAGAAGCAGCGCTTATTCTGCGTCCCGCATTTCGTGCGCCCCTCAGGTATTTGATTGCACTTTACAAGCAGGCGGGCATGATCGAGCAAATGGATCGAGCCGTCTCCCGGTTGCAACAATTCGAGCCTGACTTCCTGCCTGCACGCTTTCTCGACAGCGATTATCCGGTCACAACCATGCGACGGATTCGGTTGATTGACGCCATCGCCAGTTAGTTATCCAAGCGCTTCAAACTCACGGACGATTCACGCTGGACTCACGATAGCAGACTATCGTCGCGTTATAGAAACACGTAGGAACAACTATGAGTAATAACCGTATGGTTGTCGACCATCTGAAGGCTGCATTGCTTGCGACAAACGCAGACAAGACGTTTCTTGCCTACCTCATTCAAATGGCGCTGATTGAGTGCGCGACCGCTCCGCAGGTTTTTGGGTCAACGCCGACTATGAATGAGTGTCGCGGGTCGACCCCTATGATCAGCCCCGTAAGACCTTAATTTACTGAATAAAAATGCAGCCTGGATGGGGCAAGATCGGTGCCGGTCATGCCCCATCCTGCAAAAATTTTTCATTTAAAATCAGGTATTTACTGCCTTTTCTAGCCGCCTCAATCTTCAGCGCTGTTGCACAGGCCTTCAAAAACGGCTCCACATGGAGCCAGCTAGGCCCAGCTTAAAGATAGTTGCCAGCCTGCCATTGTTAGCCATTTGTTTGCCGCGAAAGCAACCTGCCCGACAATCGCTACGCGTGACCGACAAGATGTCTCGAAGCATTAGGCGCTTCTGGCAATTGGGGCTATGATCTCCTTAAAGATCACGGGAGGCGGCTTTTCAAGAGCCGGTGATTTCATGGGTTTTGCCGATCACGTCAAGGAAATCGAGCGCGTCGGGCAGGGAAGCAATACCGGCCGCGACGCCATTGTCGTGGAATCCTGGCGGCGTTGCCTGGAGACCTACCAGCTCGACCCGGCGCAAGCGCGTGAGGCGGTTATCGTCTCGCAAACACGCCTGCGCGAACATCGTCAGCAGGCGGAGGACCTCGTACACATCGCACGCTCTGGGCTGGAGCGGCTCTACCGGCAGGTTGCCGAGCAGAATTATGTTCTTCTCCTCTCCGACCGGCAGGGCGTAACCGTCGAATTTCTCGGTGATCCCTCCTTCAACAACAACTTGCGAAAGGCCGGGCTCTATCTCGGCTCGGAATGGTCCGAGCCCCGCGCTGGCACGTGCGCTGTTGGCGCCTGCCTGGCCACCGGCGAGGCTCTGACGATCCATCAGACCGACCATTTTGACATCACCCATACACCACTCTCCTGCACCGCTGCACCGATCTATGACACGCAAGGCGCGTTGGCAGCGGTCCTCGATATTTCGCTGCTGAGCTCACCCATCTTAAAGACGAGCCAGAATATGGCACGTCATCTTGTCTCCTCGACCGTGCGGCGCATCGAGCTCGCCAATCTCATGGCGAACAGTCGACACGACCTGGTGCTGCGCTTTGCTGGCGCGCCGGAATTTCTCGATGTTGATCCGGAAGCGGCGATTTCCGTCGATGGCGCCGGACGCATCACCGGCATGACGCATGGCGGCGCGCGGCTTCTCGCTGCCTCGCGTGGAATTGACTGGCGACAGCCCGAGCTTGTGCTTGGCCAGCCGGTCGCGGATTTTTTCGAGGCAGGCTTGGACGAGCTCGCTTCGCTGACCCGCGCCAGCCTGCCGCAAGACCGGCGGATTGCCGTGCGCGATGGGTCGGTCCTCTTTGCCCATGCGATCGAGCCGCAACAGCGCGTGGCCGGGACGCCGCTCGTCCGAGCTCTTCGGTCGCCGCCAGCCATGAACCTGCTCGGCGGCAGTGTCGAAATCATGGACAGCCTTCGCCGCAAGATCGCCAAGCTCGCACCGAGCGCACTGCCGATCCTGCTTCAGGGCGAGACCGGAACCGGCAAGGAATATCTGGCACGCATCATCCACGAGGTGAGCGGGTTGTCAGGCCGCTTCGTTGCGGTCAATTGCGCAGCAATCCCTGAACAGCTGATCGAAAGCGAATTGTTCGGCTATGCGCCAGGCGCCTTCACCGGCGCCCTTGTCAAGGGACGAAAGGGGTTGGTCGAGGAAGCGGTGGGCGGAACCCTGTTCCTCGACGAAATCGGCGACATGCCATACGCCGCGCAAAGCAGGTTGCTCAGGGTTCTGGCCGAGGGTGAGGTGTTGCCGG
The window above is part of the Allorhizobium ampelinum S4 genome. Proteins encoded here:
- a CDS encoding sigma-54-dependent Fis family transcriptional regulator, with the protein product MGFADHVKEIERVGQGSNTGRDAIVVESWRRCLETYQLDPAQAREAVIVSQTRLREHRQQAEDLVHIARSGLERLYRQVAEQNYVLLLSDRQGVTVEFLGDPSFNNNLRKAGLYLGSEWSEPRAGTCAVGACLATGEALTIHQTDHFDITHTPLSCTAAPIYDTQGALAAVLDISLLSSPILKTSQNMARHLVSSTVRRIELANLMANSRHDLVLRFAGAPEFLDVDPEAAISVDGAGRITGMTHGGARLLAASRGIDWRQPELVLGQPVADFFEAGLDELASLTRASLPQDRRIAVRDGSVLFAHAIEPQQRVAGTPLVRALRSPPAMNLLGGSVEIMDSLRRKIAKLAPSALPILLQGETGTGKEYLARIIHEVSGLSGRFVAVNCAAIPEQLIESELFGYAPGAFTGALVKGRKGLVEEAVGGTLFLDEIGDMPYAAQSRLLRVLAEGEVLPVGGSVARKVEFRVVSASHRSLADMVATGAFRQDLYYRLNAAVLSLPRLCERGDLPWLLDKLLEKHAPVNRSLRLSNTARLLILNHRWPGNIRELDNAIAFAAALCDDGLIEVTDLPEQLAANVQLPGDDSPEAELRAVLAACHGNVSEAARRLGIDRTTMHRRMRRFGIDRPH